The window CTATAGCGATTGAGCGCCTGGGCCTCCTGCGGCCCCCACGGGCTGCCGGCTTGCTGCTTGTCCGCATCACGCAGCTGGAACCAGAACGGTTGCACGCTCTCGGTATTCAGCGTGCCGACGAACCCCGGCTCGTGGAAATCGACCGTCAGCGGGCGCAGCTGCACGCCATCCATGCTCCCCGAGGCACTCCCCGGCACCACGCTATCCGCGCTCACGAACCGTGCGAGCACGGGGTCGTACATCCGGGCATGATAATACAGCAGGTCGGTGCCGTCCAGCCGTTGCCCCGTATAGTTCAGGTTCGTCTGCGTGATGCCGCCTGCGCGCACGCTGCCCCACGGGTCATACTCTTGCACATTCGCCGGGCCGCTCGCATTCGTGGTCACGCTCACGCTGCCCAGGTGGTCGCCGTGGAGGTAGGTTACCGCGTTGGTCGCGCTGTCGCGCAGCGCCACCACCTGGCCGTTGAAGCGGTAGTACGTCTTCTACGCCCCGGCGGTGGTCTGCTCCCACAGCCCTTCGAAGGACGCCGTCGTCACGCCGCCCGCCCCCGTCACCACCCGCTCGCCATCAACTGAGGCTCATTCGGGGGTTCCGCGCCCCCGCGCCCCCCAGCAGGGCGCCGTTCAGGTCGTAGGGGGAGGTCGCGACTGCTATGCTCACTCGCGCCCGTTCGTGGTACAATAGCGCTATTGTCGCTGCGCCCTCGTGTACAGGTGTCGGATGTATTTTGACATCATTAGCGACATCTCTGACATCGAGATAATCGCGATCAATCGCGGCATTCGGGAACTGCCGCGTCTGCGCAAGCAGTATGGTATAGGACGCTGGCGCAAGCGAAAAGGAAGCGCGACTGTGCGTTTCGCCGATGGAACCACCCGCATAGTCGAGCTACACTGGTATGAGGCGACCGGCATCGGCCGGAAGGAATACAAGATTAAGCGCGTTCTGGACTAACCGATGACACAGGGACCAACAACTGAGCTACAATTTGCCGTCTGCATTCAGAATACCGAGTACCCGGCTTCACTCGCGTTGCGAAAGATCTACCAGATCGTGCCGGATGCAGACGCCGCCAGACAGCGCTTAACGCGCGTCATTGACGAGTCGGGCGAAGATTACCTGTATCCGTCCGATTATTTTCTCGCGGTGGATTTACCTCAAGCGGTCAAGGAAGCACTGCTGCACGCCGCGTAAGCCGGCACTTTGCAGGCCACGCCTCCCAAGTGCGCGCCCAACCCGGCGTTGCCGTCCGACCCGCGCTGTCGGGTGCTTCAAAAGATCGAGCTCATTTTGGCAGCAGGAAGCGATCCATGCATGCCGATCGCGGCGCGCAGCTGAACGCCACGCCCCGCCGTGCAGCCACCGCCGTGCCACACGCATGCGGGGGCTGCGCGCCCCCGTGCCCCGCGGCAGGGGCCACCGCCGTGCCACACGCATGCGGGGGCTGCGCGCCCCCGTACCCCGCGGCAGGGGCCGCCGCCGGCCCCTGCACCCCGCCGCCGGGGTTCCACCCCGGACCCCCTATTTCATGCCATCGCAGCCCGATCGCCCGGGGCGCATGCCATGGCGCTGCCCGCGTGGGGGACTGGCACACGCATGCGTGCTTTGGTGCGCACCAACTGAGTCGCTTGGCCATGGCATGAGTCGATGTGCAGTGGGTTGGGATGGCCTTCCTTGCCGGAGGGGTGTTAGGGGAACCGGCCGGGTTCCCCTCAGCGGGGGCACGGGGCGCTGCGCCCCGTACGGGCCGATCGACGTATCCGCCCTCAGCGGGGGCACGGGGGCGCAGCGCCCCGTACGGGCCGATCGACGTATCCGCCCTCAGCGGGGGGCCGGGGGGCGCGCAGCCCCAGCCAGCAACTGCACGATCCGCTCGACGATCAGCTGCTCCTGGCCCGGCTCGAGCAGATCAGGCGACATGAATATGCCGTCGGTGCCCGCCGCCGCCACCGCGATCGATGGATCGCCGGCCCACAGCTGCTCGCGCAGCTCGGCGCCGGACATGCCGCACACCGCCGGGTCGCAGCGCAGCAGTAGCCGCGGCGTCGGCTGGCCAGCCTCGTTCGGGAAGGCACGCTCGGCGACGAGGCCAGGCAACCGGCCGAGCGTGTCGATCCAGCCCGCAACCGTGCGCTCAAAGCCGGCGATGCGCGCGGCGTGATCGTGCTGAAGGTATAGCTCGACCGCCGCGAGCAGGCCTAGCAGCTCTTCTTTGCCGACCTTCATGGGCCGGCCGAGGCGCTGGTGCGGCGCGCCATGGGCCTGGCAGGCCGCGATCAGGTCGGGCCGGCCGAGCACCAGCCCGCTGGCCTGCGGGCCGCACAGATCCTTTCCACCGCTGAAGATCGCCAGGTCGGCGCCGTATTCGCGCGTGAAGCGCCACAGGTTCTCGGGCGGCGGCAGCTGCGCGGCCGCGTCGACGATCACCGGCACGCCGCGCGCATGCGCGATGCGCAGCACCTCGGCCAGCGGCAGCGCGCCCTGGCTCAGGTGCGCGCCGGCGATGAACAGCACCGCTGCGGTGCGCGCGCCGATCGCCGCGTCGAGCTCGGCCGGCGTGGTCGCAGCCTGCGTGCCGATCTCGATCAGCCGCGCGCCGGCCTGGCGCACCGCCAGGTCGTATGGGATGCGCTGGGCGCGGTGGATGATCACTTCGTCGCGCGCGTCGGCGCCGGCCGGCCAGGGTATCGCCCCGAGCCGCTCAGGCCCAAGCATGCAGGCCAGCGTCGATAAAAACAGCCCGGCGGCGGCGCCGGTGGCCACATACGCGGCCTGGTTGTTGGTCAGCGCGGCCAGCCGCCGGCCGACCTGCTGCTGCAGCTCGAACATATCGACGTAGCTGCGCGCGGCTTCGCGCATGGCCTGCAGCACCGGCTCGGGCATGAGCGATCCGCCCAGGCGCGTCAGGCGCGCGTCGGCGTTGATCACGCGCTTCACGCCCAGTGTCTCGTAGATTCCCATACTTTTGCTACCTTCGGTTGATATGATTAGACGTAGGCATGTGCGTTATTTCGCATCCCAACGCTACGCTTTTCACCTGCTTGATCATTTTCTGTATGCGTTCTGCCGCGCAATAGTGTGGCAGAACGCACACACACAACACACGCTGCCGCAGGCTCGGCACGCCAACTGCAAACTGCTAGATGGCTAGCCGACCTGGCGGCGAAACGCGTCGACGCTGTGCGCAACCAGGCGCTGCGGCCAGTCGCCCGCGCGCAGGGCCGCACGCAGCAGCGGGAACACCTCGCGCCATGCGGCGGCGGCCAGCTCAAGTTCGGCCTCGCCGTGGGCGTAGCATGGCGTCACGCCAAACGAGGTAAAGAAGCCGCGCCGGGTCATCTCTTGTACGTAGTAGTCTTTGAGCGCGCGCTTCTGCGCTGCGTCGCCGGCCGTGGCCGTGATCGCCACCTGCTGCGGCAGGCCGGCCGCGATCAGCGGCAGCTCGTGCTCGCCGGCCAGCTGGTTGAAGCGCTGCTGGAAGCGCGTGCCAAACGCGCCGATCTGCGTAAACGCGTCGCGCCGCCGTAGCTCGCGGATGGTCGCCAGCGCCGCCGCCAGCCCGATCGCGTCGGACCAGTAGGTGCTGCTGACGAACATATCGCCGACTACCTGCATCACCTCGCGCCGGCCGGCTACCGCGCCCATGGCGTAGCCGTTCGAGATCGCCTTGGCATACGTCGCCAGGTCGGGCGTCACGCCAAACAGCGTCTGCGCGCCACCCAGGCCCAGGCGAAATCCGGTGACCACTTCGTCGAAGATCAGCACGACGCCGTGCGCGCTGGCCAGCGCGCGCACACCCTCGAGAAAGCCAGGCGCCGGCTGCGACGCGCCGCGCGAGGACTCGAGGATGATGCACGCAACCTCGCCGCGCTGCTGCTCGAGCAGCAGCTCGAGCGAGGCCAGGTCGTTATAGCGGAACGGCAGCGCCGTGCCGGCCAGCCCTTGCGGCACGCCCTGCGGCCGGATGCCGGGCAGCAGGTGCGTGTCGAGCACACTGTCGTTCTCGAGATTCGCGGCCAGGTACCAGTCGTGCCAGCCGTGGTAGCCGCAGAACAGCACCTTCTCGCGGCCAGTGTAGCCGCGCGCGATCCGCACCGCAATCGCGTTGGCCTCGCCGCCGCCCTTGCAGTAGCGCACCATCTCGGCGCACGGGATGATCGCAACCAGCTCTTGCGCCAGCTCGTACTCGAGCGGGTGGCTGACGCTGTAGGCCGTGCCCTGGCCGATCTGCGCGATCACCGCCGCATCGACCGCGTCGTCGGCGTAGCCCAGGATCGACGCGCCCACACACATCATGAAGTCGACATACTCGTTGTCGTCGAGATCCCAGAAGCGGCAGCCCTTGCCGCGGCTGACATAGGGCGGGGTCAGGCCTAGCGTATACAGCTCGGGCCGGCGGCTGATCAGCTGCGCGCCGCCGGGGATGACCTCGAGCGCCTGGCGGTAGAGCGTATATGAGCGCTCGACCGAGCGATCGGGTGGTTGGTTGGTCATCGGCTCAGCTCCTTCGGCAACAGTCTATAGGGCGTACGCGGTTGGCGCGTTCGCCTGCGGTCGCTCTGCTCCTCAATTATCACGGCTTACGCGGCGGCCTGTGGTGCGCGCCCGTTCGCCTACGGCTGCATGGCACTCGACTCGCTTCGGTGCTCCAATTTTGGCGCTTCGCGCCAAAATTGGAGCACCATAATCGAAAAGTACCGTGCTGCCGCAGGCTACAAACGCCGGCTGCGTAAATCCTATTCGAAAAAAACCTACCTTGCGCGATCAGCGCTGCAGTAGCGCGTCGAAGTCGCTGCGGATGCGCTTCCAGCCCTGCTGGAGCATAATGATCGCCGCGCCGCAGGCCAGAAAGCGCGCGCCCATCTCGTAGTAGCGCTCGCCCACCTCGGCCGAGCCAACCGGCAGGCCCCAGGCTTTGCCGTGCTTGGCGGCCGCGTTGGCCACGCGCTCGATCGCACGCTGGATCAGCGGGTCGTGCGTCTGCAGCGGGATGCCATAGCTCTGCGATAGGTCGGCCGGGCCGACGAACAGAATGTCGACGCCCGCGACTGCGGCGATTGCATCAACATCATCAACCGCCTCACGATCCTCGATCTGCACGCACACAAACGTCTCGTGGTTGGCGTGGGCCATGTACTCGCCGGTTGGCGCCAGGCCGTAGTCGGCCGACACCTCGACGCCGTCGATGCCGCGCATGCCCAGCGGGTGAAAGCGCGAGTAGCGCACAATCTGCTCGGCCTCGGCGCCCGAGCGGCAGTGCGGCACCATGATCCCGGTCGCGCCGGCCTCGAACGGCCGCGAGTAGGTCCAGTAATCGCCCTTGCGGATGCGCGCCATCGGCTCGCAGCCCGACGAGCGGCAGCCCAGCGCCATGTCGAACAGCTGGTCGTAGCTGTAGTCCTGGTGCTCCATGTCGATCCAGACGCAGTCGAAATCGAGCAGGCCGATCATCTCGGTCAGCTTGGGCGAGGCGTACGGCGTGACGGTCGTGACCAGCGCGGCCTTGCCCTGGCGCAGCTTCTCGAGCACACGGTTCTTACGCATTGGTTGACTCTTTCACTGTGTGAGGGTGTATATGGCGTAGCCTGCGGCGGCAAGCTACGTTCAAGCGATGCCCCAGGTAGCCGGGTTGAGCAGGTCGGCGTCGTCGAGCCGGAGCGCGTGCAGCTGCGCCAGCAGCTCGCCGGGCAGCTGCGCGGTGGTGGCCCCCAGCGCTTCGCGCAGCTCCCAGGTGCTGCGCAGGCCTACCAGCACCGCCTGGATGTGCGGGTGGGCCAGGCCAAAGGCGATTGCGACCTGCACGGCGGTGTAGGGTAACCCGGCCGCAGCCACCAGCGCGCGAAACTGGCGCGAGCGCTCGCGCAGCTCGGCCAGGTGATCGGGCAGGTAGTCGCCGCGTGCAGTCAGCGCGCCCTTGAGCAAGATCGAGCGCACGACAATGCCAATGTCGTGGGCGGCGGCGGCGGGCAGCACCTGCTCGGCCAGGCGCTGGTCGAACACCGAGTAGGTCACCTGGAGCATGTCGAACAGGCCGGTGCCTAGCGCGGCCAGCGGCAGATCGGCGCCATAGGTCGATCCGCCGACTGCGCGCAGCTTGCCCTGGCGGCGCGCGGTGGCGAACACCTCGGCCAGCAGATCGCGCTGCTCGAGCAGCGCCGCGTCGACGTTGTGGATCTGCCAGATATCGACGTAGTCGGTCTGAAGCTGGCGCAAGCTGGTGTCGAGCGACTGCTGCATATGCTGGCGCAGCTCGGCGCCCACCGGCGTGGTGCCGTCGTCGCGCTGGGTGCGCACTTTGGTGGCCAGCAGCGCTGCGCTACGCCGGTCGCGCAGCGCACGGCCCAGCACGGCCTCGCTCTCGCCATAGGCGCGCGCCGTGTCGATCAGGTTGATGCCGGCGTCGAGCGCGCGATGCACCAGGCTAATCGCCTCAGCCAGGCTCGGGCGGCCGAACTCACCCGGCGCCGCGATACCATAATCGAGCCCGAGTTCGACCGTGCCGAGCGCCAGCGCCGACACCTGCAGCTCAGTGCGCCCCAGTCTACGGTAGTCCAATCGGCTGACTCCTCAAGTGACGCTGCCGCTAATTGCCTTCGGCAGAGCGGTACTTTCCATTTTTCTGTGTGCAGTTTTTCCGCACAAAGCACGGAAAACTGCACACCATCCTGGCTCAGACAAAGCAGTACGCTGCTGCCGCCGGCGAGCGGCGCGGTCGCCCGCCCCACGGGCACATACTGCGCGCAGCACAGCCATACTAGCCGGGCGGCGGGTTGCCTGGCATGCGCACGCGCCGGCGCTCGCCGGCGGTGGTGGCGCCTAGAATCAGCCAGGCCAGGCCGATACACACGCACCCAATCGCGAAGATCGCCCGGTCGGGCAGGCCCAGCTGCAGCAGGCCGATGCCCACAAACGGCGCGAGTATGCCCCGCAGGCCGATGATCGTCGCCTGGAGCGCCGAGTGCTCGATCACGGTCTCGGGGCTGGCCAGCTCGATGCCGGTGCTAATCACGCCGAGATCGATCCCGGCGGAGATAATTCCGTGGGCCACAAACGCGGGCAGCAGCGTCCACCCATTGAAGGCCCAGATGTAGCACAGCGGCACGATCGCCGCGATTGCGACATTCGCGCGCAGCACCCACAAGCCGCCGCGCCGATCGACCAGGCGGCCCCAATACACATTACCCAGCAGCCAGAATAGCGACTGAACCAGGCCCAGCGCGCCGATCGCCGTATACGAGAGGTGCAGCCGGTCGACCTGTACGATCGCGAAGAGCGGAAAGCCGAGCAGGAAACCCAGGCCGTACACCGAGAAGCCCAGCAGATAGATCGAGAAGCGCCGGTTCTGGCCGAGCAGCGCCCAGATGCTGCGCAGCGAGCGCTGCTGCTGCGGTGGCAGCGCCGTGTCGTCGATGCGCAGCCGCGTGAACAGCAGGGCTGCGGCCACGCCCAGCAGGCCGGCCAGCGGGAACAGCACCCGGTAGCCAACGTAGTCGAGCGCGAAGCCGGCCAGCGGCGTGGCGATCAGAATCGCCAGCACCATGCCGACGCGCACCGTCGCCAGGGCGCGGCCGCGGTAGCGCACCGGGTAGATCGCCTGGATGACACGGGCGTAGGCCGGCGATGGAAAAGCCTCGAGCAGCCAGAAGCCGGCGGTCAGCACCAGCAGCCAGCGCGCATCAGCGATCAGAAACGTCCAGATCAGCAGGCTGCGGCCGAGCAGCCAGCATGCCGCGCCAAACACCAGCGGCCGCCAGCGGCGCATCAGCAGCACGCCGAACGTCGCCAGAATCGAGCCGAGGTAGGTCTGGGCCGTGTAGATCGCCAGCATGCCCGACGTAGCGCCCAGCCGCCGCAGCACGACCGGCGTAAACGAGATCGCGGCGGCGTAGAAGATGCCGTATGCAATCGCCGCGATCATCTCGATCCGCAGGTTGCGGCGCACTGCCTCGGGGAAGGCCCCGATCAGCGTGCGCTCGAGGCGCCGCCCGATCATTGCAAGCGCTGATCCCACAGGCCACTCATATCCACACTGCGCGCGAGATGCGATCAGCGGGTGCATAATCTAGTACAGCTTGGTTCAAATAGGACGTAGGCAGTTGCGTCATTCCGCATCTCGACGCGGTGTAGTGTACCTGCGGCAGGCGGCAGGCGGCGGCTACAGGCTGGCAGTGCGGCCGAGCAGCGCGGCCGCCTCGGCCTCGAGCTGGGCCAGCCCGGCGGCTGCCACTGCCGCCAGCAGGCGCTCGCGCTCGGCGGCGCTGAGCGGGCGCTGGGGCCGGCGCGGGCCACCACAATCGTAGCCCCAATCGGTCAGCACAGCCTTCAGCCCGGCGATCAGCGGCACCGATAGCAGCGCCTTGATCACCCGGTTGGCGCGAAACTGTAGATCCTGGGCCTGGGCCAGGTCGCCGGATTGCACCGCCCGATACAGCGCGGTGAAGGTGGCCGGCATGACATTGTAGGTGCTGCCGATCGCCCCGTGCGCGCCCATGCACAGCCCGGCCAGGCACACCTCGTCGAAGCCCGAGAGCACCGTCAGCCGGCCGGGGGCCAGCTCGATCATAGTGCGCATGTCGTAGAGATCGTACGACGAATGCTTGATCCCGCGAATCGCTGGCAGCTCGAGCAGCCGGGCCAGCACTCGCGCGTTGATCTCGACGCCGGTGGCCGAGGGGATGTTGTACAGATACACCGGCGTGCCGCCGGCTGCATCGGCGATCAGCCGGTAGTGATCAACGAGCGCCAGGTCGTCGACACGAAAGTACACCGGCGGTACGGCCGCGACTGCGTCGACGCCCAGGCCGGCGGCGTGGGCCGCCAGCCGCGCGGCGGTAGCGGTGTCGAGCGCGCCGATATGCGCAATCACGGCGGCGCGGCCGCGCACAGCCGCGACAACCGTGGCGAGCACGGCCTCGCGCTCTGCGGGCGTTAGCAGCAAGCCCTCGCCGCTGCCGCCACACACAAAAAAGCCCGCGACGCCGCGCTGGATGTGGAACTCAACCAGCCGCTGCAGCGTGGCATGATTCACGCTCGCGCCGTCGGCGTCCATTGGCGTCAGCAGCGCCGGCAGAATACCGTGGATCACGGGGTACTCCTCATAAGCGATCGTCGATGGTTTCTGCGTGACAGCTCAGCGAGGTTTGAAGGTTTGGCCGCACCATGGCCTTACGTATCGAAATCCTGAAGATGCAGATGCTCGATCAGCGCCTGGCGCGCCGCTGCGCTATCGTGCGCCTGCAGCGCGGCGATGATCGCACGGTGCTCGGAAACTACCCGCTCGGGGTTATGGAAGATCGCGCTTGGCCGGTACATCACCGCCAGCCGAAAATGCTCAACCAGCAGCGGGATCAGCTCGATCAGCACCGGGTTGCGCGTCGATTGCAGCAGCAGCTTGTGGAACTCAACATCGTCTTTGATCGTCGAGCGACGCTGGCGCATGTTCTCTTCGAGCGAGCGGTTGATCGCCTCTAGCCGCTCGAGCTCGGCTGTGGTGATGCGCTTGGCGATCAGCGTGATCGCGCCAAGCTCGACCGCCGCGCGCGCCTCGCTGAGCGCGGCCAGGCTGCGGCCGTTGTAGTCGACCGACACGGCGATCTGCGGCGCCACCAGGTCGCGGTCAAAATTGGCCACGAAGATCCCGCGCCCCGGCTGCTTGACGATCAGGCCCTCGGCCACCAGCACGCTCAGCGCCTCGCGCACGATATTACGGCTGACCGATAGGCTCTCGCTCAGCTCACGTTCGCTGGGCAGCTGCTCGCCCGGCTTGAGATCCTCGGTGAGAATAAAGCGCCGCAATGTGTCGGTCGCCTGCTTGGTCAGCGTATCGCGCGCGAGCGGTTCCAACATTGCTTGCGCCCCTTGAACATATCGACCCGATCGGCCCGGTATTATTATAGTACCAGTATACCAAAGCCGTTCGGCACTGTCAATCGGCCAGTTTAGCCGCTTGACATTTGATCATGTGACTGGTATAGTTGTAGTACAAGATGACACCATAACCAGATCAGGCAGACATTCGGGCCGGCGGCTACACCGGCCGGCGTGTGTTTGCGCCCCGATTGACCGCGCCGGCCATACACAGCGGAGGCATGCCCGTGGACATTGTCGCACCGCACGAGCAGGTCGATTTCGCGCAGAACAAGCAGCTGCTAAACCGCTATCGCTTCGTCGAGTACGAGCTGCTGCGCATCCTGGCCGGCTGGCTACCGGCGACTGGCCAGATGGAGCTGAAGCTGGCGATTGGCCGGCTGCTGTGGGAAGACGCGCAGCATGTGCAGCACCTCTACCAGCGCCTGCGCGAGATCCAGACCCCGGCATTTCGCGACCCGCACGACAGCGCGCTCAAGCAGCTCATGGCCGAAGCGCTGCACGCGCCGAACGAGCGCGACCTGCTGGCCGGGCTGTGCCGGGTGATCAAGCCGGCGCTGGTCGCGGCCTACCGCTGGCATATCGCGCAGACCTTCGCGAACCCCGATGCGCCGACGCTCTACGCGCTCAAGCACATTCTGATCGATGAGACCGAGCACGCCGGCTGGGCCGCCGAGGCGCTGGCCGATCACCCTGCCGGCGCGTGGGAACGCTATATCGCCGAGCTGCTGGCCGCCGCCGGTGGCATCAGCGGGCGTGAGCCGCGCCAGGCCACGCCGGCCGCGCCGGCCGGCCGCACCCAGTTTACCGCGCCGCTGGCTGCCGCGCGCGACAGCCGCTTCACGCCGGTCGATCGCAACGCCGGCACGCTACCGCCGGCCGGCGACCCCGCCGCCGAGCGGCTGCACGAGTTCGAGAGCTACAGCCAAGAGATGCTCGCGGCCGAGACGGTCGCGCTGATCATGTTCCGCTCGCCGGGCATGCCCTGGGAGTTCACCTA of the Candidatus Kouleothrix ribensis genome contains:
- a CDS encoding aminotransferase class V-fold PLP-dependent enzyme, translated to MGIYETLGVKRVINADARLTRLGGSLMPEPVLQAMREAARSYVDMFELQQQVGRRLAALTNNQAAYVATGAAAGLFLSTLACMLGPERLGAIPWPAGADARDEVIIHRAQRIPYDLAVRQAGARLIEIGTQAATTPAELDAAIGARTAAVLFIAGAHLSQGALPLAEVLRIAHARGVPVIVDAAAQLPPPENLWRFTREYGADLAIFSGGKDLCGPQASGLVLGRPDLIAACQAHGAPHQRLGRPMKVGKEELLGLLAAVELYLQHDHAARIAGFERTVAGWIDTLGRLPGLVAERAFPNEAGQPTPRLLLRCDPAVCGMSGAELREQLWAGDPSIAVAAAGTDGIFMSPDLLEPGQEQLIVERIVQLLAGAARPPAPR
- a CDS encoding aminotransferase class III-fold pyridoxal phosphate-dependent enzyme — translated: MTNQPPDRSVERSYTLYRQALEVIPGGAQLISRRPELYTLGLTPPYVSRGKGCRFWDLDDNEYVDFMMCVGASILGYADDAVDAAVIAQIGQGTAYSVSHPLEYELAQELVAIIPCAEMVRYCKGGGEANAIAVRIARGYTGREKVLFCGYHGWHDWYLAANLENDSVLDTHLLPGIRPQGVPQGLAGTALPFRYNDLASLELLLEQQRGEVACIILESSRGASQPAPGFLEGVRALASAHGVVLIFDEVVTGFRLGLGGAQTLFGVTPDLATYAKAISNGYAMGAVAGRREVMQVVGDMFVSSTYWSDAIGLAAALATIRELRRRDAFTQIGAFGTRFQQRFNQLAGEHELPLIAAGLPQQVAITATAGDAAQKRALKDYYVQEMTRRGFFTSFGVTPCYAHGEAELELAAAAWREVFPLLRAALRAGDWPQRLVAHSVDAFRRQVG
- a CDS encoding aldolase; its protein translation is MRKNRVLEKLRQGKAALVTTVTPYASPKLTEMIGLLDFDCVWIDMEHQDYSYDQLFDMALGCRSSGCEPMARIRKGDYWTYSRPFEAGATGIMVPHCRSGAEAEQIVRYSRFHPLGMRGIDGVEVSADYGLAPTGEYMAHANHETFVCVQIEDREAVDDVDAIAAVAGVDILFVGPADLSQSYGIPLQTHDPLIQRAIERVANAAAKHGKAWGLPVGSAEVGERYYEMGARFLACGAAIIMLQQGWKRIRSDFDALLQR
- a CDS encoding aldo/keto reductase codes for the protein MDYRRLGRTELQVSALALGTVELGLDYGIAAPGEFGRPSLAEAISLVHRALDAGINLIDTARAYGESEAVLGRALRDRRSAALLATKVRTQRDDGTTPVGAELRQHMQQSLDTSLRQLQTDYVDIWQIHNVDAALLEQRDLLAEVFATARRQGKLRAVGGSTYGADLPLAALGTGLFDMLQVTYSVFDQRLAEQVLPAAAAHDIGIVVRSILLKGALTARGDYLPDHLAELRERSRQFRALVAAAGLPYTAVQVAIAFGLAHPHIQAVLVGLRSTWELREALGATTAQLPGELLAQLHALRLDDADLLNPATWGIA
- a CDS encoding MFS transporter, with the translated sequence MGSALAMIGRRLERTLIGAFPEAVRRNLRIEMIAAIAYGIFYAAAISFTPVVLRRLGATSGMLAIYTAQTYLGSILATFGVLLMRRWRPLVFGAACWLLGRSLLIWTFLIADARWLLVLTAGFWLLEAFPSPAYARVIQAIYPVRYRGRALATVRVGMVLAILIATPLAGFALDYVGYRVLFPLAGLLGVAAALLFTRLRIDDTALPPQQQRSLRSIWALLGQNRRFSIYLLGFSVYGLGFLLGFPLFAIVQVDRLHLSYTAIGALGLVQSLFWLLGNVYWGRLVDRRGGLWVLRANVAIAAIVPLCYIWAFNGWTLLPAFVAHGIISAGIDLGVISTGIELASPETVIEHSALQATIIGLRGILAPFVGIGLLQLGLPDRAIFAIGCVCIGLAWLILGATTAGERRRVRMPGNPPPG
- a CDS encoding dihydrodipicolinate synthase family protein; translated protein: MIHGILPALLTPMDADGASVNHATLQRLVEFHIQRGVAGFFVCGGSGEGLLLTPAEREAVLATVVAAVRGRAAVIAHIGALDTATAARLAAHAAGLGVDAVAAVPPVYFRVDDLALVDHYRLIADAAGGTPVYLYNIPSATGVEINARVLARLLELPAIRGIKHSSYDLYDMRTMIELAPGRLTVLSGFDEVCLAGLCMGAHGAIGSTYNVMPATFTALYRAVQSGDLAQAQDLQFRANRVIKALLSVPLIAGLKAVLTDWGYDCGGPRRPQRPLSAAERERLLAAVAAAGLAQLEAEAAALLGRTASL
- a CDS encoding FadR family transcriptional regulator — protein: MLEPLARDTLTKQATDTLRRFILTEDLKPGEQLPSERELSESLSVSRNIVREALSVLVAEGLIVKQPGRGIFVANFDRDLVAPQIAVSVDYNGRSLAALSEARAAVELGAITLIAKRITTAELERLEAINRSLEENMRQRRSTIKDDVEFHKLLLQSTRNPVLIELIPLLVEHFRLAVMYRPSAIFHNPERVVSEHRAIIAALQAHDSAAARQALIEHLHLQDFDT
- a CDS encoding DUF455 family protein, which translates into the protein MDIVAPHEQVDFAQNKQLLNRYRFVEYELLRILAGWLPATGQMELKLAIGRLLWEDAQHVQHLYQRLREIQTPAFRDPHDSALKQLMAEALHAPNERDLLAGLCRVIKPALVAAYRWHIAQTFANPDAPTLYALKHILIDETEHAGWAAEALADHPAGAWERYIAELLAAAGGISGREPRQATPAAPAGRTQFTAPLAAARDSRFTPVDRNAGTLPPAGDPAAERLHEFESYSQEMLAAETVALIMFRSPGMPWEFTYNSARHCYDETRHCRLGIEWLARHGHDYTQVPQNTRIYAWRSQYDPATQYCLLTMGNELHAFPYRRQRLAAYRSTGDRLSAEFISYDMADERQHVAYGRKWLPQLMAQHGITTPVDQFVDQTVQLWEAEYRSGALPLHQAA